The nucleotide window TCAACAATATTGCTCCAACCGGGCAATGCAAAATTTACATTGTTTTTTACCGCTTGAAAATCTTCTGCAAAAAAGGGAACATTCCTATTTCCGGTCATGACAATATCTTTTTCGGATCGAACCATCAATTGATAATCGGAACCAAATTTTGACAAAATCCCGCGAATATTACCGCTTCCCTCCGGCACCAGATGATAAGAAAAGTCGGCATAACTGCTTGTTCTAAAAACAATCTGATTCCCTGTTTTGTCCCGTAAATTCCAGTTTGTAGCGCCACCAACATTATTGGTTTCTTCAAAATAATGAAAACCTAATGCAGCTTCAGTAAACTCTACATCTTTCAGTTCAATCAAAGTGTTAAGCTTAGAGTCATTCAAAGCTTCTTCGATTGTCACATACTCGACCAATTTGCTCTCATCAATCACGGTACAAGAAGCATTCAAAACTTTTTTATAATCGTTCTGAGAAATACGCCCAACGCCTGCTTCGTTTTTTGCATTGGCATAAATATCACCAATACGCATTCCGCCAAAATAAATATCCGTGTAAAGGTTTTTCATTTTGATATACACTTTATTGCCCAATCTAAAATCAATATATGAATTTGACGCATCGACAGGAACACTAAAACCTACAGCCGGACTTGTGGGAGTTGACAATGTTTGAAACGAAATAGTCTTAAAAAAATTCCCTCCCTCATCACTGGAGACAACATAGGCTTCGATGATATCATCATACTTATACTGCGTTACAACAGAGTTTGCACTGGCCTGAACTTCTTGAACCGTACGATTTACCGTCAAATCGGGTTGATTGCAGGATAATTTTGGCACAATAAATTCTTCTTTGGCACAACTCCCAAAAACAACCGCGATTCCCAAAAAAACAATGTAGAATTTCACACTCATATTCTTGTGTTTAAAGTTTATAAATTGAGGTACAGGTTTACAAAATAAGTCCTCCCGTATCCGTAAAAATATTTGTTACCAAAATTGGGCGTTCCGCTGGAAACATCCTGATTAAGCTGTCTGAAATTGGCATTTCTGGCCTGCTCATAGCCACCTGTTTTATACATTAAATCCAGAACATTGTTTACTGTTGCAAAAAGCCCAACATTCTTTCCCCTTATTTTCCACGACTTTCCTCCCGAAATGTTTAACAAAATAATCGGTTCAAATTCTTCTTGTTTCAATAATTCTTTGGCTCTTTCCTCTGTAACTTCGGGAAAATTAAAGCCGCTGGCAGGATTTTTATAAAATGTGGCCGTCCTAGAAATAGGGGAAACATCTATAAAAGTTTTAGCCAAATAATTAATATTGGCACCGATCCACCAATATTTGGGGTCTCTATATTCAATTCCCAAAGCCAATGCCTGTTGTGGCATTCCTGCCTGGTGATAATTTTTTAAAGACGATGTTCCAAAATCAAATACTGGATTGGGGTTTTCCGGGGTCGCTTGGGCATCATTGGTTATGATGACATTGGGGTTGCTGTCGAACGTAAACTCACCGTAAAAAGCCGAAAAATTAGTCATCCAAGTTGGACTCAATTGGTATTGAAAACTGAACTCTGTACCCAAATTTTTCTTATCCAAATGCGTTAATGTCTGGCTCACAAATGCATCAGTATTTGCATATCCCGCTCCATCATCAAAAATTCCTTCGGCATAAAAGAAAGATGTTTGTGTGACATTTTCTATTTTGGCATAAAAAAGTGTCAAGCGCGTTTGCCATTTTGGAGTCCTGTAAAAATAACTCGCATCCAAACTGCTAATGTTTTCACTTTGCAAACCTGAAACAACCGAATTGTTTAATCTAGCATTAGGAAAAGTATTCCTGATTGTAGGGGCTTTCGAAAGATAAGCACCATTAAAATTAACTTGTTGCCTGCCCGAAATTTTGAAAAGAATTCCACCTTTAAAACCAAAATTCTCGAACCGTACTTTCTCACTTTTCCCAAAAGAATTGGTTGGATAAATTCCGTTTTGATATAATCCTTCCCTTTGATAATTAGTGCTCACAAAATTTTGACCCAGATAAAAATCGACTTTATCATACGTGAATTTAAAATTGGTGAAGAAGTTTAACTCATTTGCCACATAATTAAAATTATAACCATAGATATCCCCCTCAACAACCCGTCTGTCAGGATGATTCAAATCTGATTGTGCCTGGTTACCATCGTAAAAAACATCAATATCCTCAAAATACAAACCGCCCAATAAATCTTTTAATTGTTGGTAATTATGAGATTTTAGCTGTCTATAAAAACCTCCAGCAGTCAGGAAAAGATTATCATTAATTTGTGTATTAAAAGTTGAAGTTGCCGTTATTGTCTTATCATCTGTGTGGTCTTCATACAAAACATAACTACTTTTGTCGGGAGCATAAACCGTAATTCTTCCGTTGGAATCCAAAACCGGAGATTGATTCGCGTAATACAAGGAATTCCAATCGATTTGATTATTGGCCAAAAATGACTCCTTATTTTTTTCTGCATTCTCATAATCAGGAGTAAATTCTCCCGAAAATTCTCCATTGTCCTTTGCATACATCGAACTGTAGTAACTCGGCATTTTCTTGTAATAGGTTGGATCTGGACTATTGGCATTTTGGTAATCAATATTACTGTTGGTGATTTTTCCAAATTGATAAGTCAAACTTGAATTCAGTGTTGAATCATCGCCATTAGTCCAAAAATGATTCAACATCAGGATGGGCTCTTCAATTGTTTTTATTCTGGCATTTCGCTTTTTACCATCCTGCCAACCCCAATATGAATTGTATCTTTCATTTGTCAATTCAGTAACTTCGGCAGTATTTGGAGAATTTTTGGCTCTGGAATTGGGCGTGTAGAATCCGGAAAAATTCAGGAAGTTTTGATCATTTATTTTCTTTTCTATACTAATAAAACCCGCCAAAGCTTTATAGTTTGTCCCTTCAAAATAGGCTTCGGTTGCCCAACGCGTTCCCGCCGAAATAACAAATGCCCAACCATTATTGTTCATTCCAGAAGCATAGGTTCCCACCATGCGCCAATCATAATTAGTATTGGTTCCCGAAAAAGACAAAGTCGAACCAGGCCTGTAAATTGATGCACGTGTATTGATTTCCTGCGTTCCCAAAATGCCTCCAAACGCATAATCCGAAGGAAAAGACCCTACAGTAAATTCCTGATTACGAACCACATTATTCAATCCGCCCCAATCGCCCCATTGTGGCCTTCCGTCATAGAGTTTGTTCATTGTAACTCCATTAATCATTGTCGTTGCATATTGGCTGTCCAACCCACGAATCCTAAATCGTGCTTGCCCCCAATTAAAGGCGGATGCCTGCTGAAAAGCATCGCGTGAGGATTGCAAAAGTCCAGAAGTACTTTCGGAACCACTGTTATCATCACTCAAATCACTTTCAAGCAAAGTGATTACACCTGTTTGCTGCTCCGAAATTTGATTGTCTTCCATTGGAATTGTACTCAAATCCAACATTTTATCTTGGGCAACAACAACCGGAAGTATCACATCCTTAAACCCCTGACTTTTTAAAAGCAATAATTGTTTACCGGGCGGAACGGCATAAAAGCTAAAAACACCATCATTGGTCGTGAATTGCATCGACTGAGTATTTGCAATCGTAACCACGACATTTTCTAATGGTTTTTGCGTTTTAGCATCAATAATTTTCCCCTTAAATCCTGTAGGTTTTTGAGCGAAACCAAAAGATATTGTCAATAAAAAAAATGTTCCTAACCAAAATTTCCCCATACCCGTTTATAAACAAATGAATAAGTTGCATACAAACACAACTCATCCAAAAAAATTAGATTCGTTTTAAAAAAGGATTAAAATATTTTTTAGGAAAAAGATGAGAACACCTAAATCAAATGTGGTATTAAGA belongs to Flavobacterium gilvum and includes:
- a CDS encoding carboxypeptidase-like regulatory domain-containing protein; the encoded protein is MGKFWLGTFFLLTISFGFAQKPTGFKGKIIDAKTQKPLENVVVTIANTQSMQFTTNDGVFSFYAVPPGKQLLLLKSQGFKDVILPVVVAQDKMLDLSTIPMEDNQISEQQTGVITLLESDLSDDNSGSESTSGLLQSSRDAFQQASAFNWGQARFRIRGLDSQYATTMINGVTMNKLYDGRPQWGDWGGLNNVVRNQEFTVGSFPSDYAFGGILGTQEINTRASIYRPGSTLSFSGTNTNYDWRMVGTYASGMNNNGWAFVISAGTRWATEAYFEGTNYKALAGFISIEKKINDQNFLNFSGFYTPNSRAKNSPNTAEVTELTNERYNSYWGWQDGKKRNARIKTIEEPILMLNHFWTNGDDSTLNSSLTYQFGKITNSNIDYQNANSPDPTYYKKMPSYYSSMYAKDNGEFSGEFTPDYENAEKNKESFLANNQIDWNSLYYANQSPVLDSNGRITVYAPDKSSYVLYEDHTDDKTITATSTFNTQINDNLFLTAGGFYRQLKSHNYQQLKDLLGGLYFEDIDVFYDGNQAQSDLNHPDRRVVEGDIYGYNFNYVANELNFFTNFKFTYDKVDFYLGQNFVSTNYQREGLYQNGIYPTNSFGKSEKVRFENFGFKGGILFKISGRQQVNFNGAYLSKAPTIRNTFPNARLNNSVVSGLQSENISSLDASYFYRTPKWQTRLTLFYAKIENVTQTSFFYAEGIFDDGAGYANTDAFVSQTLTHLDKKNLGTEFSFQYQLSPTWMTNFSAFYGEFTFDSNPNVIITNDAQATPENPNPVFDFGTSSLKNYHQAGMPQQALALGIEYRDPKYWWIGANINYLAKTFIDVSPISRTATFYKNPASGFNFPEVTEERAKELLKQEEFEPIILLNISGGKSWKIRGKNVGLFATVNNVLDLMYKTGGYEQARNANFRQLNQDVSSGTPNFGNKYFYGYGRTYFVNLYLNL
- a CDS encoding DUF5689 domain-containing protein; this translates as MSVKFYIVFLGIAVVFGSCAKEEFIVPKLSCNQPDLTVNRTVQEVQASANSVVTQYKYDDIIEAYVVSSDEGGNFFKTISFQTLSTPTSPAVGFSVPVDASNSYIDFRLGNKVYIKMKNLYTDIYFGGMRIGDIYANAKNEAGVGRISQNDYKKVLNASCTVIDESKLVEYVTIEEALNDSKLNTLIELKDVEFTEAALGFHYFEETNNVGGATNWNLRDKTGNQIVFRTSSYADFSYHLVPEGSGNIRGILSKFGSDYQLMVRSEKDIVMTGNRNVPFFAEDFQAVKNNVNFALPGWSNIVEKATKLWKSIVYGGNGYAEFNTTSTTAAENVAWLVSPKINLKDYKNAILSFRCAQHDLKIDSPLNTLEVYVSTNFDGSNISKAKWTKLKAKVPSLSTPAREFISSGGIDLSPYSGNINIAFKYIGSGKDKTLNGAFMVDDIKIFAEK